The genomic interval AGCCGCGCGCGGTACAGCCCGTATTTCTCGTTGCCCGTCGCGGGATGCCTCGTACCGGGAACCGACGCAGTGACGTACAGCGTGGCCGACTCGTCGCCGCCGCCAAAGTCGCAATTGGTCGGAGTGCCGGGCACCGCGGCAAAGGCCAACGGCCGCCCGTCGGGGCTGAAGACGTAGATGCCCGAATCGCTCCCCTGCCCCGCCGTCGCATAAATGTTGCCTGCGCGGTCGATGGCCATGCCGTCGATGCCGCGCTGCTGCGGCTGAAACGTGTGGAGCACGCGCTTGTCGGCGAGCGTGCCATCGGCACCGACGGCGAACGCCGTCAGTTGCTTCTTGCCGCCCGCGGCGCTGTTGTTGTCGGCGATATAGACCGTCTTGCCGTCGGGCGCGACGAGAATGCCGTTGGGCTTTTCAACGTCGCGCGTGGCCACCTTCACGCTGCCATCGGGCGCCACGAGGAACACGCCCTCGAAATCCAGCGCGCGCGGTTCGCTGCCGACATAACGCGGATCGGTGAAGTAAACGCGGCCTTGTTGGTCGATCGCCAGATCGTTTGGGCTGTTGAACCGTTTACCGTCGAACTGATCGGCGAGCGTGCGCTTGACCTGGAAAGCAGGCGTCGTCACGGGCCCGGTCTTCGAGATACAGCGGTTTCCGCCCGTGTTCGCGCCTTCGCAGGCGACGAGGCAGCCGTCCGGGCTGAAAGCGAGTCCGTTGGCCCGGCCGCTGGGGTGAAAGTAGGCGTCCACCCGGTTCGTCTGGGGATGATAGATGTAAATCGTGTCGCCGATGTCGGAGAACATGATCGAGTTGCCCATCGCCAGCGTGGGGCCCTCGGTAAACTCGCCTTCTCCCCAGAGCAGTTCGAACTTGGTGCCAGGGGGCACAAATTCGTCCTGGGCCTCGGGGGTGAATCCGGCCGGCCAGTCGGCCTGCGCCGCGGCAATGGCCGAGCCGCTCAGGGCGGCGCCCAGGGCCATGACGATGAAAACTCGCGACATGCACATGCTCCTTCCCGAGACGCGTCGATCGTGGCAGCGTGGCGATATCGTAAAGGCACGCAGGCCGATTGCCAATTTTTGAAGTTCGGGCCCGTGGTCGCCGTGCCCGGTGTCGATCGACCGCGCTATCGAGTACAACGGTCGGCACCGCAAATCGAGGAGATCATCGAGCGATGAGACGTATTGTCCTGGCGCTGGCCGTGGTGCTGCTGGGGTGGCCGATCGGCGCCGGCCGAGGCGAAGATTGGCCGCAGTTCCGTGGCCTCAACGGCTGTGCACGCAGTACGAGTTCGGCGCCGCTGCCGGACGAGGTCGGGCCCGAGAAAAACGTCGCCTGGAAAATCGAACTGCCGCCGGGCATCTCGTCGCCGATCGTTTCGGGCCAGCAGATCTTTCTGACCACCGAGCGCGACGAGCGATTGTTTACGGTGGCCCTGGATCGCGCCACGGGCCGGATGCTGTGGGAGGCCGAAGCGCCGCACCAGGGCCTGGAGAAGGTCCACACGATTGGCAGCCATGCCCAGTCGACGCCGACGGCCGATGGCGACGTCGTGGCATCGTTCTTCGGGTCGTGCGGACTGTTCGTCTACGACCTCGGAGGGAAGCTGCTGTGGAAGTTGCCCATGGGGCCCTTCAAGAACGATTTCGGGGCCGGCAGCTCGCCGCTGCTGGTGGGCGAGCGGCTTATCCTGTGCCAGGATCACGACACCGACTCGTTCCTGATGGCCCTCGACAAGCGGACCGGCCAGATGTTGTGGCGCGTCGGTCGCGACGAATTTCCGCGCGGTTATGCCACCCCCGTCCTCTGGAACAACGACGGGCACACGCAGATCGTCGTGCCGGGCACGTTGCGGATCGTGGCGTACGACCTCGAAACGGGTGCCGAGGCGTGGACGATCACGGGCGTGGCACGGATCGTGAACATGTCGCCCTCGGTTGGCCCAGACGGCACGCTTTTCATCCCGACCTGGTCGCCGGGTGCCGATCAGGAAGATCGGATTCACGTCGAGCCGTTCGAAGCAACGATCGCCGACGCCGATCGCAACGGCAATCAAGCGTTGGAACTCGACGAGGTGCCGGATGGTCCGCTCAAGCAGCGTTTCGATCAGATCGACCGCGACAAGAGCGGCCAGATTACGCAGGTCGAATACGAGAGCATGCGGCGCGTGTTCGACGAGGCCAAGAACGTCATGGTGGCCGTGCGTCCCGGCGGTCACGGCGATATCACCGACACGCACGTCACCTGGCGCTACGACCGGATGTTGCCTTATGTGCCGTCGCCCGTGCTGGTCGACGGATATCTTTTCATGGTCAAGAACGGCGGCATCGTCTCGTGTCTCGACGCGGCCACGGGCAAGCCGGCCAAGCAAGGCCGGGTCTCGGGCACGGCAAACTATTATGCCTCGCCGGTTTCGGGCGACGGCAAGGTGTACCTGTTCAGCGAGCGCGGCGAGGCGACCGTGCTGGCGGCCGTGCCCAAATGGCGCGAGCTCAGTACCGCGCAGCTGGGCGAGTCGATCATGGCTACGCCGGCGATCGCCGACGGCCGGTTGTACGTGCGCACCGCGGGGCACCTGTACTGCTTTGCGCGACCCGAATAGCTCGTCGCGCCGGGCGTAGCGCCGGTTCCCAACCGCTTCGATCGGCGCGAGTCGAGTCGCGAGCGGGGGCGCCGTCGCCCGGCTGAAACAAGCCGACGTCGAACCGGCGAATCCGCCGCAAGGTTCTGTGCGCCGATGCTGCTTCGACGGCCGCCGCGGCTCGCCGCATCATTTGCCGCGAAAGTTGGCCGGTCGTTTTTCGAAAAAGGCCGCAATGGCCTCGGCCAGGTCTTCGCTGGTGATGAGCTGGCTTTGGGCCATGCGCTCCAGGGCCATTTGCGAAAGCCGATCGAGACCGGAGCCTTGATCGACGATCGTCTTGGCCAGGCCGACGGCCAACGGGGCGTTCTTCATGATCTGCTCGGCAAGCTCCGTGGCGGCCGCCAGCAATTGTGGAGCGGGCACGACGCGGTTGACCAGGCCCCAACTGAGCGCCTCTTGGGCGTCGATGGCGCGGGCCGTCAGGAGCATATCCTTGGCGCGTCCAGGGCCCACCAGGCGCGACAGGCGCGTCGTGCCGCCGACGTCGGCCACGAGGCCCATACGCGACTCGGGAATGCTCAAGCGGCAATCGTCCGCGGCCACGCGGAGATCGAAACACAGGGCCAGTTCGAGCCCCATGCCGATCACCTGGCCATTGAGCGCGCCGATCACGGGCACTTCGGTGGCCTCGATGTCGTTCAAGGCATGCTGCAAGTCGGCGGCCAGGCGTCGCAGCCACCGCGCGGGGTTCACGTCGCCCGCTTCACCGCGCATCTGGCCGAGGCTCAGCACGTCGATGCCGGCCGAAAAGATCGGACCCTCGGCATGGACGATCACGGCGCGCACGTCGCTGCGCGCGTCGGCCTGGCGTACGGCGGCGGCCAGGTCTCGAGTCATGTCGGCGGTCAGGGCGTTGCGCTTTTCCGCACGGCTCAACGCCACGTAGAGAATCTGTTTTTCGACCCGGGTCGTGACGTGCGTACCGCTCACGAGGATTCCTTTGCGAGAAGGGGTGGTTCGATGCCGTGCTGGGCAGCTAGCTCGAGCAGGCCCTGCCAGGTCTTGTCCGCCAGCGGGATGCCGTACTCCAAACGCTGCTGCCTGATCGCCGCGCTGCGCTCGCCGGGTAGGTCGACGTGCTCGACCCCAAGGCGCAACGGGGGCTCGTTGATCCAGGAGGCCAGGCGCTCGCTCTCGGCGGCCAGATGTTCCAACATCCCCCAGCGCGCCGGGTCCCAGACCGTGACGAGCACGTTGTTGCAGTCGACCTCTCCGGCGGGGGCGGGCGGACAAAACCCGCCCGACATTCCGGCCGCCAGCAGATCGACCATCAGCCCCAGACCGAAACCTTTGTACGCGGCGACCCCGCCCAGGGGAAGCAGCGTACCTGGCGGGTCGGCAAGCAGCACGTGTGGATCGGTCGCCGGATGGCCCTGCGCGTCTTGAATCCAGCCCTCCGGACAGCGCTGCCCCTCGTCGCGCCGGACGAGGATCTTGCCGTGGGCCA from Pirellulales bacterium carries:
- a CDS encoding PQQ-binding-like beta-propeller repeat protein → MRRIVLALAVVLLGWPIGAGRGEDWPQFRGLNGCARSTSSAPLPDEVGPEKNVAWKIELPPGISSPIVSGQQIFLTTERDERLFTVALDRATGRMLWEAEAPHQGLEKVHTIGSHAQSTPTADGDVVASFFGSCGLFVYDLGGKLLWKLPMGPFKNDFGAGSSPLLVGERLILCQDHDTDSFLMALDKRTGQMLWRVGRDEFPRGYATPVLWNNDGHTQIVVPGTLRIVAYDLETGAEAWTITGVARIVNMSPSVGPDGTLFIPTWSPGADQEDRIHVEPFEATIADADRNGNQALELDEVPDGPLKQRFDQIDRDKSGQITQVEYESMRRVFDEAKNVMVAVRPGGHGDITDTHVTWRYDRMLPYVPSPVLVDGYLFMVKNGGIVSCLDAATGKPAKQGRVSGTANYYASPVSGDGKVYLFSERGEATVLAAVPKWRELSTAQLGESIMATPAIADGRLYVRTAGHLYCFARPE
- a CDS encoding SMP-30/gluconolactonase/LRE family protein; translation: MSRVFIVMALGAALSGSAIAAAQADWPAGFTPEAQDEFVPPGTKFELLWGEGEFTEGPTLAMGNSIMFSDIGDTIYIYHPQTNRVDAYFHPSGRANGLAFSPDGCLVACEGANTGGNRCISKTGPVTTPAFQVKRTLADQFDGKRFNSPNDLAIDQQGRVYFTDPRYVGSEPRALDFEGVFLVAPDGSVKVATRDVEKPNGILVAPDGKTVYIADNNSAAGGKKQLTAFAVGADGTLADKRVLHTFQPQQRGIDGMAIDRAGNIYATAGQGSDSGIYVFSPDGRPLAFAAVPGTPTNCDFGGGDESATLYVTASVPGTRHPATGNEKYGLYRARLKHPGYHVYEPQP
- a CDS encoding enoyl-CoA hydratase/isomerase family protein; translation: MSGTHVTTRVEKQILYVALSRAEKRNALTADMTRDLAAAVRQADARSDVRAVIVHAEGPIFSAGIDVLSLGQMRGEAGDVNPARWLRRLAADLQHALNDIEATEVPVIGALNGQVIGMGLELALCFDLRVAADDCRLSIPESRMGLVADVGGTTRLSRLVGPGRAKDMLLTARAIDAQEALSWGLVNRVVPAPQLLAAATELAEQIMKNAPLAVGLAKTIVDQGSGLDRLSQMALERMAQSQLITSEDLAEAIAAFFEKRPANFRGK